One genomic window of Boudabousia tangfeifanii includes the following:
- a CDS encoding class C sortase: MSENTEPTKASATPSRSLDEIDAILAQMAGSTRSYAREAFQAKTTKTDSPKSSPKTAASSSKSAPNAKGNSASGQPVTSALSTQTTAPTSYPTSATPPASGAPQTPSAQAKPVNAETTSVSPTTLKPTQPSPVAAPLTTTGSNESIYSILSTATSAGKNPESPKPHPWATSRHEPVISASSPARATSFFSTRPQNTGTTEPKAEENYDSFATRLPEGSSETGTEKSSEVPEPTVMGPAGATESEATPTTGPAGASAETTAAVGGPAGAATVQPVDDNGAVANETATSHPATTASETTSAPVASTTSAAHPTSTPAATAPTMAAATGVPIAAVTTAATRRLLERLAQDSPLPLDYQPTLSFTPPTSSSETASGEVDPEAITSPFGLPLNVPHTTSTIPTAPAPQSTETGLGQDSEVGEKSAEVDLGQTDASAEKQSGLLSVQPTEIDGHEEYPLPLTEDGAVHEPAPDDEYEPPTPVSFGAVGESLEHAPQPEVAAQDQGLIPESGTYAWEIGEDLDDLQGANRESDTMPGGAKAAAGGLAGTTTGVLAESGEAAAAQGTAAEAGPTPLGTTPVGATSPGTTHGAGQAPGSAAGQVSGTAAGQAPGTATGQSESVNADALGQTFEAAPAPGETAGMPGPEAEPGEAGEVAATGEQPATTSHGQASTGEVATDSDGKPLPPWAPTTAAVAAGAATAAELPTAENASAAVAAPPAPPSAQPTKPTKASKRQAKKAAKLAAKQAAAKLGTKPARKRTWKDRFMSALPVILVLIGVMVLLYPVVSTMQNDARQQQIANEYKVETQAAGPDKLGEQLEHAKKYNSELYSKPILDPWLNRVSPDTPQYQEYLSQLNMTPVMGRISIPKIHLNLPIYHGTSVQTLQQGVGHLFGTSLPIGGTSTHAVLTGHSALGTATLFDNLPELKPGDEFFINVLGQAYKYQVKNTKVVLPDQTEDLERVPGADLITLITCTPYGVNTHRLLVTGQRVAIDPVKAQAEEAASLPAPMPTWMYLIIWAASIIVAVTFGLLLWGFIKKRRKQKAVKAS; encoded by the coding sequence ATGAGTGAAAACACCGAACCAACGAAGGCTTCGGCAACTCCCTCACGCAGCCTAGACGAAATCGATGCCATTCTGGCGCAGATGGCTGGATCAACCCGCTCTTATGCTCGCGAAGCCTTCCAAGCCAAAACCACTAAAACCGACAGCCCAAAAAGCAGTCCAAAAACCGCCGCAAGTAGCTCCAAAAGTGCTCCAAACGCTAAAGGAAATAGTGCCAGCGGGCAGCCGGTAACGTCAGCACTCAGCACCCAAACGACCGCGCCCACAAGCTACCCAACCAGCGCAACACCACCAGCTTCTGGAGCACCACAAACGCCAAGTGCCCAAGCAAAACCAGTAAATGCTGAAACTACTAGCGTTTCCCCGACTACTTTAAAACCGACACAACCAAGTCCCGTCGCAGCTCCGCTGACCACCACCGGTAGCAATGAGAGTATCTACTCAATACTCTCGACTGCTACTTCTGCCGGCAAAAACCCAGAATCACCTAAACCGCACCCCTGGGCGACTTCACGTCACGAGCCGGTAATCTCCGCAAGTAGTCCAGCACGAGCCACTTCATTCTTCAGTACCCGACCGCAAAACACAGGAACTACTGAACCAAAAGCGGAAGAAAACTACGACTCCTTCGCCACCCGTCTTCCCGAAGGATCTTCGGAAACAGGTACGGAAAAAAGCTCCGAAGTCCCAGAGCCAACAGTTATGGGGCCAGCAGGAGCTACTGAATCCGAAGCTACCCCGACAACTGGCCCAGCAGGAGCATCCGCTGAAACTACCGCTGCAGTTGGCGGCCCGGCAGGAGCAGCCACCGTCCAACCCGTAGACGACAATGGGGCAGTAGCAAACGAAACAGCTACCAGCCATCCTGCTACCACTGCTTCAGAAACAACCTCAGCCCCCGTAGCAAGCACCACGAGCGCGGCTCACCCGACCTCGACACCGGCGGCCACCGCACCGACCATGGCCGCAGCTACTGGGGTGCCAATCGCGGCAGTAACCACCGCAGCAACCCGCAGGCTCCTCGAGCGACTAGCGCAAGACTCGCCCTTACCGCTCGACTATCAGCCAACTCTCAGCTTTACTCCGCCAACTTCAAGCTCGGAGACGGCATCAGGCGAAGTAGATCCAGAAGCAATCACTTCTCCCTTCGGGCTACCACTCAATGTCCCACACACCACCAGCACCATCCCGACAGCACCGGCTCCTCAGTCCACCGAAACCGGCCTCGGTCAAGACAGTGAAGTTGGGGAAAAGTCAGCCGAGGTCGACCTCGGACAAACAGATGCCAGTGCAGAAAAACAAAGCGGCCTACTATCGGTACAGCCCACCGAAATTGATGGGCACGAAGAATACCCACTCCCGCTAACCGAGGACGGGGCAGTCCACGAGCCCGCTCCCGACGACGAATACGAACCACCCACCCCAGTAAGCTTTGGAGCAGTTGGGGAAAGCCTCGAACATGCTCCTCAACCAGAAGTGGCCGCCCAAGACCAGGGACTTATTCCTGAAAGCGGGACCTACGCTTGGGAAATCGGTGAAGACCTCGATGACCTCCAAGGCGCCAACCGCGAATCCGATACCATGCCAGGTGGGGCCAAGGCGGCAGCCGGTGGGCTGGCAGGAACCACCACAGGTGTACTTGCCGAGTCTGGTGAAGCCGCAGCTGCCCAGGGCACTGCTGCCGAGGCCGGTCCAACCCCACTCGGTACGACCCCAGTCGGTGCAACCTCGCCCGGCACTACCCATGGTGCCGGTCAAGCACCCGGCTCAGCCGCCGGCCAAGTATCAGGCACAGCCGCCGGCCAAGCACCCGGCACAGCCACCGGTCAGAGCGAAAGCGTAAATGCGGATGCACTTGGACAAACTTTCGAAGCTGCCCCGGCCCCAGGTGAAACTGCTGGCATGCCCGGACCTGAAGCAGAGCCGGGAGAAGCCGGTGAAGTAGCCGCGACCGGTGAACAGCCAGCCACTACGTCGCACGGTCAGGCAAGCACAGGGGAGGTTGCCACCGACTCGGATGGTAAACCATTACCCCCATGGGCCCCAACCACCGCTGCAGTCGCCGCCGGAGCAGCCACCGCGGCCGAACTACCCACCGCAGAAAATGCCTCAGCGGCAGTGGCCGCACCGCCGGCACCGCCCTCGGCCCAGCCAACTAAACCAACTAAGGCAAGCAAGCGGCAAGCAAAGAAGGCTGCGAAACTAGCGGCAAAGCAGGCCGCCGCGAAACTGGGAACAAAACCAGCCAGAAAGCGCACTTGGAAAGACCGTTTCATGAGTGCCCTGCCGGTCATCCTCGTGCTAATTGGGGTAATGGTGCTGCTCTACCCGGTAGTTTCCACCATGCAGAATGATGCTCGACAGCAACAGATCGCCAACGAGTACAAGGTAGAAACCCAGGCTGCCGGCCCCGACAAACTTGGCGAACAGCTTGAACATGCCAAAAAGTACAACTCGGAACTGTACTCCAAGCCGATTCTGGACCCCTGGTTGAACCGCGTCAGCCCAGATACGCCGCAATACCAGGAGTACCTCTCACAGCTCAACATGACGCCAGTGATGGGACGCATTTCCATCCCCAAGATCCACCTCAATCTACCGATCTACCACGGCACTAGCGTCCAAACCCTTCAGCAGGGCGTCGGCCACCTCTTCGGCACCAGCCTCCCCATTGGTGGCACCTCCACCCACGCGGTGCTTACCGGGCACTCCGCCCTCGGTACTGCCACCCTGTTCGACAACCTGCCTGAACTAAAGCCCGGTGACGAGTTCTTCATCAACGTCCTCGGTCAGGCCTACAAGTACCAGGTCAAGAACACTAAAGTGGTGCTCCCAGACCAAACCGAAGACCTCGAACGCGTGCCCGGGGCTGACCTAATCACCCTGATTACCTGTACTCCATACGGCGTTAACACGCACCGACTGTTGGTCACCGGCCAGCGCGTCGCCATCGACCCGGTCAAGGCGCAGGCAGAAGAAGCCGCTTCGCTCCCAGCGCCAATGCCCACCTGGATGTACCTGATCATTTGGGCCGCCTCCATCATCGTGGCCGTCACCTTCGGCCTGCTGCTCTGGGGCTTCATTAAGAAGCGACGCAAGCAAAAAGCCGTCAAAGCCTCATAG
- a CDS encoding galactokinase family protein yields the protein MDSAAAPFATKEVPAELASTALPTPAQAVSWFVPGRIEVLGKHTDYAGGRSLLAAASLGITFQARANGEDVVRVSSDAVDEPVALPLSDQIDGYGGGHWAGYAAAVVSRLVANFPGQIKGADIEVSTTLPLASGMSSSSAMVVGLARCLMDLSGVESSDAFRRNIASPEEFAAYLACNENGMSFKELAGHKGVGTFGGSEDHTAMMCGETDALVQYSFCPVRRERVVPFPADYSFVVAVSGVLAEKTGAALEDYNRASQSTRDILAMWNEKTGRSDLFLADAVNSSDEAADQIREIVGEDGYLRKRLEQFLIESYELVPAAGDALEAGDIEEFGRVVELSQHWTDHGLGNQVPATRALARLAKEQGAAAASAFGAGFGGSVWALVPTQEADAFAERWLEAYREEFPTEADNAKMLVTRPGANAHRIALNF from the coding sequence ATGGACAGCGCTGCCGCCCCATTTGCTACCAAAGAGGTGCCGGCTGAACTAGCCTCTACCGCTCTGCCCACCCCCGCTCAGGCCGTTTCTTGGTTCGTGCCTGGCCGTATTGAGGTTTTGGGTAAGCACACCGACTATGCTGGTGGCCGTTCCTTGCTGGCTGCTGCTTCGCTCGGCATTACCTTCCAGGCTCGCGCCAATGGCGAAGACGTCGTTCGGGTTTCTTCCGACGCCGTTGATGAGCCGGTGGCTTTGCCTTTGTCCGACCAGATTGATGGTTACGGTGGGGGCCACTGGGCCGGCTATGCGGCCGCCGTTGTCTCTCGCCTCGTGGCTAACTTCCCTGGCCAGATCAAGGGTGCTGACATCGAAGTTTCTACCACTTTGCCGTTGGCTTCGGGCATGAGTTCGTCCTCGGCCATGGTGGTAGGCTTAGCTCGCTGCTTGATGGACCTTTCCGGGGTGGAATCCTCCGACGCTTTCCGTCGCAATATTGCTAGCCCGGAAGAGTTTGCCGCCTACCTTGCCTGCAACGAAAACGGCATGAGCTTCAAGGAGCTGGCCGGCCACAAGGGCGTTGGTACTTTCGGTGGTTCCGAGGATCATACCGCCATGATGTGCGGTGAAACTGACGCGTTGGTGCAGTACTCTTTCTGCCCGGTTCGTCGCGAACGCGTCGTGCCATTCCCCGCCGACTACTCCTTCGTGGTGGCCGTTTCGGGTGTTTTGGCGGAAAAGACCGGTGCTGCCCTAGAGGACTACAACCGCGCTTCCCAGTCGACCCGCGACATCCTCGCCATGTGGAATGAAAAGACTGGCCGTAGCGACCTGTTCTTGGCCGATGCGGTCAACTCCAGTGACGAGGCCGCCGACCAGATCCGTGAGATCGTCGGCGAAGACGGCTACTTGCGTAAGCGTCTCGAACAGTTCTTGATTGAAAGCTACGAGCTGGTGCCTGCCGCCGGTGACGCCCTCGAAGCGGGCGACATTGAAGAGTTTGGCCGCGTGGTGGAACTTTCCCAGCACTGGACCGACCACGGCCTTGGCAACCAGGTGCCTGCAACCCGCGCTTTGGCTCGTTTGGCCAAGGAGCAGGGCGCAGCTGCTGCTTCCGCTTTCGGTGCCGGCTTCGGCGGTTCCGTTTGGGCACTCGTGCCTACCCAGGAAGCGGATGCCTTTGCTGAGCGTTGGTTGGAGGCCTACCGGGAAGAGTTCCCGACTGAGGCCGATAACGCCAAGATGCTGGTCACCCGCCCAGGGGCCAACGCGCACCGCATCGCCCTGAACTTCTAG
- a CDS encoding nucleotidyltransferase family protein, whose amino-acid sequence MTCATNKAVILARGLGTRMREEAAGTELSAAQQKAAAAGVKGMIDVGRPFLDYVISALADAGVTDVCLVIGPEHDIMRDHYGNLDAKRVKIHFAIQEKPLGTANAVEAVKEFAGEDPFIVVNSDNYYSAAALTKLAQLDGAGVLGYERGPLVEKSNIPADRVAAFAVLDVAEDGNMIDIVEKPDPETMEKMGDAPISMNAWRFTQPIFAACEAIEPSIRGEYELADAVRYAIDHGTNFQVVDVAEGVLDMSRRTDIAAVKAALENVEVEL is encoded by the coding sequence ATGACTTGTGCAACTAATAAAGCAGTAATTTTGGCACGTGGTCTCGGAACTCGTATGCGCGAAGAAGCCGCAGGTACCGAACTCAGTGCCGCTCAGCAAAAAGCAGCCGCCGCCGGGGTTAAGGGCATGATCGATGTCGGTCGCCCCTTCCTCGACTATGTCATCAGCGCTCTGGCCGACGCTGGTGTCACCGACGTTTGCTTGGTAATTGGCCCAGAACACGACATTATGCGTGACCACTACGGGAACTTGGATGCCAAGCGCGTCAAGATCCACTTCGCTATTCAGGAGAAGCCTCTCGGCACCGCCAACGCGGTGGAAGCCGTAAAGGAATTCGCTGGCGAAGACCCCTTCATTGTGGTTAACTCCGACAACTACTATTCAGCTGCCGCCCTAACCAAGTTGGCGCAGCTCGATGGTGCGGGCGTCCTCGGTTATGAGCGTGGCCCGCTGGTTGAAAAGTCCAATATTCCAGCCGACCGCGTTGCCGCCTTCGCCGTTTTGGACGTGGCCGAGGATGGCAACATGATCGACATTGTCGAGAAGCCAGACCCCGAAACCATGGAAAAGATGGGCGATGCCCCCATCTCCATGAACGCTTGGCGTTTCACCCAGCCTATTTTTGCCGCCTGTGAAGCCATCGAACCTTCCATCCGCGGCGAATACGAACTCGCTGACGCAGTCCGTTACGCAATCGATCATGGCACCAACTTCCAGGTAGTTGACGTGGCCGAGGGCGTCCTCGACATGTCTCGCCGTACTGACATTGCGGCCGTGAAGGCTGCTTTGGAGAACGTGGAGGTGGAACTGTGA
- the thiD gene encoding bifunctional hydroxymethylpyrimidine kinase/phosphomethylpyrimidine kinase produces MTTGLNVGERAQVPAALTIAGNASSGAGGMPVDLKTFHQLGVFGMAALTTLVSFDVTAGNATRQVIDPQVIIDQIRSSLTNADISAIKLGMIPTPQTIQAVHQALAEAKIFPPARSASELGVSDQLEGAGALSSAQAEGDEALSPAQAEGTGAQVVRSDAPAVVVDPVLVCKANEFAPETVADMVNLLLPGATVVTPNLPEAQFLAQMEIRSLDDLDEAARKIGSLGPKHVLVKGGARLELPGEVVDSWYDSETGQITHLSSPLYQGALLNGAGCTLAAAITAYLAKGSEAAEAIRLGREFVATGFAHPFKLHLPNDALWTGPAK; encoded by the coding sequence TTGACCACCGGACTTAATGTTGGCGAGCGCGCCCAAGTACCTGCAGCCCTGACGATCGCAGGAAATGCCTCATCAGGTGCGGGCGGCATGCCGGTGGATTTGAAAACTTTCCACCAGCTTGGGGTTTTCGGCATGGCCGCTTTGACCACGCTGGTTTCTTTCGACGTGACCGCGGGGAATGCAACCCGGCAGGTGATTGACCCGCAGGTGATTATCGATCAGATTCGCTCCAGCCTGACCAACGCCGACATTTCAGCCATCAAACTGGGGATGATTCCTACTCCGCAGACCATCCAGGCGGTCCACCAGGCCTTGGCCGAAGCCAAGATTTTTCCGCCTGCCAGGTCCGCGAGTGAGCTCGGAGTTTCGGACCAGCTCGAAGGTGCGGGGGCGTTGTCGTCCGCCCAGGCGGAGGGGGATGAAGCGTTGTCGCCCGCCCAAGCGGAGGGGACTGGGGCCCAGGTGGTGCGTTCGGATGCTCCGGCGGTGGTGGTTGATCCCGTGTTGGTGTGTAAGGCCAACGAGTTTGCCCCCGAAACTGTTGCTGACATGGTGAATCTGCTTTTGCCGGGGGCCACTGTGGTTACTCCGAACCTGCCCGAAGCTCAGTTCTTGGCACAAATGGAAATCCGCAGCCTCGACGACTTGGATGAGGCGGCCCGCAAGATTGGCTCCCTCGGCCCGAAACATGTCCTAGTTAAGGGGGGTGCCCGACTGGAACTTCCTGGCGAGGTCGTTGACAGCTGGTATGACAGCGAAACTGGGCAGATCACTCACCTCAGTTCGCCGCTATACCAGGGGGCACTTTTGAATGGTGCCGGCTGTACTTTGGCCGCTGCCATCACCGCTTATTTGGCCAAGGGGTCCGAGGCCGCCGAAGCAATTCGGCTCGGTCGCGAGTTCGTGGCCACCGGTTTCGCTCACCCTTTCAAGCTGCACTTGCCCAACGATGCCCTCTGGACTGGGCCGGCCAAATAG
- a CDS encoding Fic family protein, with amino-acid sequence MRIANCETQIRDLLSDQKVLADLSGVNRFLLRSEAIASSQIEGVAPAARRVALAELNQLFGAKAKVSEEAELVARNLTTVKNATIELASAPEITWEAIESLEKALLDDENIGLRQVQNWVGGSSYNPLEAEYVPPIPESLPELCGDLVDYLNGASHSALVQAALVHAQFETIHPFVDGNGRIGRALIQTVLVRRGLTPSAVLPISQILSTWRERYSQALNDFRVEGECNSTEQQTAIVSWLIFFISVCEKAVELAQELGEQLLELRQGWEAQLEQYLAKQPRQKTLRHDSATAIILRGMSATPVMTVRSAAQIYGLSESSAKRALDMLCDAGILAVSGEGSTKGRKGSTDFFRNDDLLNLLTLNERRYASTQFNTQISKPNRSTPAPLSRPSEA; translated from the coding sequence TTGAGGATTGCGAACTGTGAAACGCAGATCCGGGATCTTTTGAGCGATCAAAAAGTTTTAGCTGATCTTAGTGGGGTTAACCGTTTCTTGTTGCGTAGTGAAGCTATTGCTTCCAGTCAGATTGAAGGGGTCGCTCCGGCAGCTAGAAGAGTCGCTTTGGCGGAGCTAAATCAACTGTTTGGGGCCAAAGCGAAGGTTTCTGAGGAAGCCGAGTTGGTGGCTAGAAATCTGACAACGGTAAAAAATGCCACAATAGAGTTGGCCAGTGCTCCAGAAATTACTTGGGAGGCTATTGAGTCTCTTGAGAAAGCGTTGTTAGATGATGAAAATATCGGGCTGCGCCAAGTACAAAACTGGGTAGGGGGTAGCTCTTATAACCCTTTAGAGGCCGAGTATGTGCCGCCTATTCCGGAAAGTTTGCCGGAACTTTGTGGAGATCTGGTGGACTATTTGAATGGGGCTTCCCATTCGGCTTTAGTTCAGGCTGCTTTGGTTCATGCTCAGTTTGAAACCATTCATCCATTTGTTGATGGCAATGGTCGAATCGGTCGAGCCTTAATCCAGACAGTTCTGGTTCGAAGGGGTCTTACGCCCTCGGCAGTTTTGCCGATCAGCCAGATTCTATCGACTTGGCGAGAACGCTATTCTCAGGCGCTTAACGATTTTCGGGTCGAGGGCGAATGTAACTCGACTGAACAGCAGACTGCGATTGTTTCTTGGCTGATTTTTTTCATTTCTGTTTGTGAAAAAGCTGTGGAGTTGGCTCAGGAGTTAGGCGAGCAGTTGTTGGAATTGCGGCAAGGTTGGGAGGCGCAGCTTGAGCAGTATTTGGCGAAACAACCTCGGCAGAAAACTTTGCGCCATGATTCAGCTACCGCCATCATTTTGCGAGGCATGAGCGCCACCCCTGTGATGACTGTCAGAAGTGCCGCCCAGATTTATGGTTTGAGTGAGAGTTCGGCTAAACGAGCGCTCGATATGCTGTGTGACGCCGGGATTTTGGCGGTTAGTGGTGAGGGTAGCACCAAGGGTCGGAAGGGGAGTACCGATTTCTTCCGGAATGATGATTTGCTGAACTTGCTCACGCTAAACGAGCGTCGCTATGCTTCAACCCAATTTAATACGCAAATATCCAAGCCAAACCGTTCGACTCCAGCGCCTTTAAGTCGGCCTAGCGAAGCTTAG
- a CDS encoding alpha/beta fold hydrolase encodes METNTWKNGDFTYRDHVLNLPWDHQNPDNGLGTLEVFAREVVRDGGEKLPYLVFFQGGPGCASPRPINPEGGWLGRLLKDYRVLLLDQRGTGASTPLAAPQINALGNIEQQLQYLRLLRTDQIVADAEAFRAELCPDEKWTLFGQSYGGFCITTYLSYYPQAIERVLLTGGTPALDTSADDIYRLTYDKLRFRHEQFNRRFPETEAMIRRVCAHLEDHEELLPTGERLSARRLRTVGINLGRDTGFMHLRLMFENPFTTLGGTTRLRPDFLAQVGGEVSMARTPLYALMHETIYAGATPALEGQATNWAAHRISREVAGFAEDANPLAKDEPFFLTGEHIYPWMFEEDPALTPLAEVANALAQYTNWPPLYLPQQLAANQIPGAAAIYFDDIFVPVEPSLKWVKTAGIERYVTSKYQHSGIGTAGAEILGQLLELSR; translated from the coding sequence ATGGAAACAAACACTTGGAAGAATGGCGATTTTACCTACCGCGACCACGTCCTGAACCTGCCTTGGGATCACCAAAATCCAGACAATGGGCTGGGCACACTGGAAGTGTTTGCCCGTGAGGTCGTGCGTGACGGTGGCGAAAAGCTACCCTATTTGGTTTTCTTCCAGGGTGGTCCCGGATGTGCTTCTCCGCGTCCCATTAACCCTGAGGGCGGCTGGTTAGGTCGTCTACTCAAGGACTACCGGGTGTTGTTGCTCGATCAGCGTGGCACCGGCGCTTCGACTCCGTTGGCGGCCCCACAGATTAACGCCCTCGGTAATATCGAACAGCAGTTGCAGTACTTGCGTTTGCTACGCACCGACCAGATTGTGGCAGACGCTGAGGCCTTCCGCGCCGAGTTGTGCCCGGATGAAAAGTGGACCCTGTTTGGCCAGTCGTACGGCGGTTTTTGTATCACCACCTACCTGTCGTACTACCCGCAGGCAATCGAACGGGTTTTGCTGACCGGTGGCACTCCCGCTTTGGATACCAGCGCGGATGATATTTACCGTCTGACCTACGACAAGCTGCGTTTCCGTCACGAGCAGTTCAATCGTCGCTTCCCCGAAACCGAAGCGATGATCCGTCGAGTTTGTGCACACCTCGAAGATCATGAGGAGCTCCTACCCACTGGCGAGCGTCTTTCGGCCCGTCGCCTGCGCACGGTTGGCATCAATTTGGGACGCGATACCGGCTTTATGCACTTGCGCCTCATGTTCGAGAACCCGTTCACCACTTTGGGCGGCACCACCCGTTTGCGCCCCGATTTCTTGGCGCAGGTGGGCGGCGAAGTTTCCATGGCCCGCACTCCCCTGTACGCGCTCATGCACGAAACGATTTATGCCGGCGCAACCCCCGCACTCGAAGGACAAGCCACCAATTGGGCGGCACACCGCATCTCTCGTGAAGTTGCCGGTTTTGCCGAGGACGCAAACCCGCTCGCCAAAGACGAGCCATTCTTCCTAACCGGCGAACACATTTACCCCTGGATGTTTGAGGAAGATCCGGCATTGACCCCGTTGGCCGAGGTCGCAAACGCCCTCGCCCAGTACACCAACTGGCCACCGCTATACCTGCCCCAGCAGTTGGCTGCCAACCAGATTCCGGGAGCTGCCGCCATCTACTTCGACGACATTTTCGTGCCAGTCGAACCATCCCTCAAGTGGGTAAAAACCGCTGGAATTGAACGCTACGTCACCAGCAAGTACCAGCACTCCGGGATCGGGACCGCTGGCGCCGAAATCCTCGGCCAGCTGCTCGAACTCTCCCGCTAA
- the nrdF gene encoding class 1b ribonucleoside-diphosphate reductase subunit beta, with protein sequence MNFEHGPVQAINWNRILDEKDLEVWDRLTGNFWLPEKVPLSNDIPSWKTLTDEEKRMTNRVFTGLTLLDTLQGTVGAISLIPDARTPHEEAVLTNIAFMESVHAKSYSSIFSTLLSTEEINESFRWSEENEALQNKARIIKSYYDGDDPLKRKVASTMLESFLFYSGFYAPMYWSSHAKLTNTADLIRLIIRDEAVHGYYIGYKYQLALAEQTPERQQELKDYTFNLMFELYDNEEQYTEDLYDPLGLTEDVKKFLRYNANKALMNLGYEAMFPADATDVSPAILASLSPNADENHDFFSGSGSSYVMGDVEDTLDEDWDF encoded by the coding sequence ATGAATTTCGAGCATGGGCCGGTACAGGCTATTAACTGGAACCGCATTTTGGACGAGAAAGATCTTGAGGTTTGGGATCGTCTAACCGGTAACTTCTGGTTGCCTGAAAAGGTACCGTTGTCGAATGACATTCCTTCTTGGAAGACTTTGACTGACGAAGAAAAGCGCATGACGAACCGCGTCTTTACCGGTTTGACTCTGTTGGACACTTTGCAGGGCACTGTGGGCGCGATTTCTTTGATTCCCGATGCTCGCACCCCACACGAAGAGGCCGTCCTGACCAACATTGCCTTCATGGAGTCGGTGCACGCTAAATCTTACTCGTCGATCTTCTCGACTTTGCTTTCGACCGAGGAAATCAACGAATCTTTCCGCTGGTCCGAAGAAAACGAGGCTCTACAGAACAAGGCTCGCATTATTAAGTCCTACTACGATGGTGATGACCCGCTTAAGCGCAAGGTTGCCTCGACTATGTTGGAATCTTTCTTGTTCTACTCGGGTTTCTACGCTCCCATGTACTGGTCGAGCCACGCTAAACTCACCAACACTGCCGACTTGATCCGCCTAATCATTCGTGACGAGGCCGTTCACGGCTACTACATTGGCTACAAATACCAGTTGGCTTTGGCGGAACAAACCCCTGAACGCCAACAGGAGTTGAAGGACTACACCTTCAACCTAATGTTCGAACTTTACGACAATGAAGAACAGTACACCGAGGATCTTTACGACCCACTCGGCTTAACCGAGGACGTTAAGAAGTTCCTACGTTACAACGCCAACAAGGCTCTAATGAACCTCGGCTACGAAGCCATGTTCCCGGCTGACGCCACAGACGTCTCCCCCGCCATTTTGGCTTCCCTCTCCCCCAACGCGGATGAGAACCACGACTTCTTCTCTGGTTCTGGCTCCTCCTACGTGATGGGCGATGTGGAAGACACCCTCGACGAGGACTGGGACTTCTAA
- a CDS encoding GntR family transcriptional regulator — protein sequence MSAADFVIEIDYSSPLRPFDQVRSQLAVAIRSGQLPAGFKLPTVRTLASRLEIANGTVQRAYQDLEAAGLTRSEGRRGTFVADRLPALAPWEKAVDVVAAARGTEEKSETRVDEVQLVAREAENMADVPAEDARPRNAETEEKTSLPQHLSLQIEALMAAAKAEGINPAALIGQIKKISH from the coding sequence ATGAGCGCCGCCGACTTTGTTATCGAGATTGATTACAGCTCGCCCCTAAGGCCATTCGACCAGGTGCGCAGTCAACTCGCGGTAGCGATTCGTTCCGGGCAGTTGCCCGCCGGCTTCAAGTTGCCCACTGTGCGTACTCTCGCCTCACGGCTAGAAATCGCTAACGGAACTGTGCAGCGCGCCTACCAGGATCTTGAAGCCGCGGGGCTGACTCGTTCGGAAGGCCGACGAGGCACTTTCGTAGCCGACCGTCTGCCTGCACTCGCCCCTTGGGAAAAGGCGGTGGATGTGGTGGCAGCGGCTCGAGGAACCGAAGAAAAGTCGGAGACTCGAGTAGATGAAGTCCAACTGGTGGCACGCGAAGCTGAAAATATGGCAGATGTGCCAGCCGAGGACGCCCGCCCTCGAAACGCTGAAACGGAAGAGAAAACCTCTTTGCCGCAGCACCTGAGCCTGCAGATTGAAGCGCTCATGGCCGCAGCCAAAGCGGAGGGGATTAACCCAGCCGCACTAATCGGCCAGATCAAAAAGATCAGTCACTAG